In a genomic window of Nocardia fluminea:
- a CDS encoding acyl-CoA carboxylase subunit beta, translating to MTSVQQQPASESAGAPDIHTTAGKLADLRNRLEEAQHPMGEAAVDKVHAKGKMTARERILALVDEGSFVELDALAKHRSVNFGLEHNRPLGDGVVTGYGTIDGRDVCIFSQDVTVFGGSLGEVYGEKIVKVMDLAIKTGRPLVGINEGAGARIQEGVVSLGLYGEIFHRNVQASGVIPQISLIMGAAAGGHVYSPALTDFVVMVDQTSQMFVTGPDVIKTVTGEEVSMEDLGGAHTHMVKSGVAHYVASGEQDALDYVKDLLSYLPSNNRAEAPRHAPTDPINGAIEDALTDEDIELDTIIPDSPNQPYDMHEVIRRLLDDDEFLEVQAERAMNIICGFGRVDGRSVGIVANQPTQFAGCLDIDASEKAARFVRTCDAFNIPIITLVDVPGFLPGTGQEYNGIIRRGAKLLYAYGEATVGKITIITRKAYGGAYDVMGSKHMGADVNLAWPTAQIAVMGASGAVGFVYRKQLLEAAKNGEDVDALRLELQNEYEDTLVNPYVAAERGYVDAVIPPSHTRGQIVSALRLLERKMVTMPPKKHGNIPL from the coding sequence ATGACGAGTGTCCAGCAGCAGCCCGCATCGGAATCGGCGGGCGCCCCCGATATCCACACCACCGCCGGGAAGCTGGCTGATCTGCGGAATCGGCTGGAAGAAGCGCAACACCCGATGGGTGAGGCCGCGGTCGACAAGGTGCACGCCAAGGGCAAGATGACCGCGCGCGAGCGCATCCTCGCACTGGTCGACGAAGGCTCCTTCGTCGAACTCGATGCCCTCGCCAAGCACCGCAGCGTGAATTTCGGCCTGGAGCACAACCGCCCGCTCGGCGACGGCGTCGTCACCGGCTACGGCACCATCGACGGCCGCGACGTGTGCATCTTCTCCCAGGACGTCACCGTGTTCGGTGGCTCCCTCGGTGAGGTCTACGGCGAGAAGATCGTCAAGGTGATGGACCTGGCGATCAAGACCGGCCGTCCGCTGGTCGGTATCAACGAGGGCGCGGGCGCGCGCATCCAGGAGGGCGTCGTCTCCCTCGGGCTCTACGGCGAGATCTTCCACCGCAACGTGCAGGCCTCCGGCGTGATCCCGCAGATCTCGCTGATCATGGGCGCCGCTGCCGGTGGTCACGTGTACTCCCCCGCGCTCACCGACTTCGTGGTGATGGTCGATCAGACCTCGCAGATGTTCGTCACCGGTCCCGACGTGATCAAGACCGTCACCGGTGAAGAGGTCTCGATGGAGGACCTCGGTGGCGCGCACACCCACATGGTCAAGTCCGGTGTCGCGCACTACGTGGCCTCCGGCGAGCAGGACGCCCTCGACTACGTCAAGGACCTGCTGAGCTACCTGCCGAGCAACAACCGCGCCGAGGCCCCGCGCCACGCGCCGACCGACCCGATCAACGGTGCGATCGAGGATGCCCTCACCGACGAGGACATCGAGCTCGACACGATCATCCCGGACTCGCCGAACCAGCCCTACGACATGCACGAGGTCATCCGCCGTCTGCTCGACGACGACGAGTTCCTCGAGGTCCAGGCCGAGCGCGCGATGAACATCATCTGCGGCTTCGGCCGGGTGGACGGGCGCAGCGTCGGCATCGTGGCCAACCAGCCGACCCAGTTCGCCGGCTGCCTCGACATCGACGCCTCGGAGAAGGCCGCGCGCTTCGTGCGCACCTGCGACGCCTTCAACATCCCGATCATCACGCTGGTCGACGTGCCAGGCTTCCTGCCCGGCACCGGCCAGGAATACAACGGCATCATCCGCCGTGGCGCGAAGCTGCTCTACGCCTACGGTGAGGCCACTGTGGGCAAGATCACGATCATCACTCGCAAGGCCTACGGCGGCGCCTACGACGTCATGGGTTCCAAGCACATGGGCGCCGATGTGAACCTGGCGTGGCCCACCGCCCAGATCGCCGTGATGGGTGCCTCGGGCGCCGTCGGTTTCGTCTACCGCAAGCAGCTGCTCGAAGCCGCCAAGAACGGCGAGGACGTCGACGCGCTGCGCCTCGAGCTGCAGAACGAGTACGAGGACACTCTCGTCAACCCGTATGTCGCCGCCGAGCGCGGCTACGTCGACGCGGTCATCCCGCCCTCGCACACCCGTGGCCAGATCGTGTCGGCGCTGCGGCTCCTCGAGCGCAAAATGGTGACCATGCCGCCGAAGAAACACGGCAACATTCCGCTCTGA
- a CDS encoding acyl-CoA carboxylase epsilon subunit, with the protein MTTVAEEDVLTVAELELVVEPLVDEVELPAGTAAQAPVDAAGEPLFRILKGSPTDQDIAALVAVLSAAASDAPVGGPTGPADAWGTSTMMHRGTNPFSPYVYPMLSHLR; encoded by the coding sequence GTGACAACTGTGGCAGAAGAAGACGTGCTGACAGTCGCCGAGCTCGAGCTCGTCGTCGAACCACTCGTCGACGAGGTCGAACTGCCGGCGGGCACGGCGGCGCAAGCCCCCGTCGACGCCGCGGGCGAACCGCTGTTCCGCATTCTCAAGGGTTCGCCCACCGATCAGGACATCGCGGCTCTGGTCGCCGTCCTGAGCGCGGCGGCGTCCGACGCGCCTGTCGGCGGCCCGACCGGACCGGCCGACGCATGGGGCACATCGACGATGATGCATCGGGGCACGAACCCGTTCTCGCCGTACGTGTACCCGATGCTGTCGCACCTGCGCTGA
- a CDS encoding nucleoside triphosphate pyrophosphatase, with the protein MTRLVLASASPARLGILRTAGIDPVVRVSGVDEDAVSAALPAGTSSHDVVVALARAKAADVAASIPELATDCVVVGCDSMLLVDGQLQGKPHTPEVARERWATMAGRSADLITGHCVLRLRDGEIVAESAECSSTTVHFAKPTPDELDTYIASGEPLKVAGAFTLDGLGGWFVDRIEGDPSSVIGIGLPLLRRLLEDVGVGVTQLWRDPRD; encoded by the coding sequence GTGACCAGACTCGTTCTGGCGTCCGCATCGCCTGCCCGGCTCGGGATCCTGCGCACCGCGGGCATCGATCCCGTGGTACGGGTCTCGGGCGTGGACGAGGACGCCGTGTCGGCGGCGTTGCCCGCCGGCACCTCCTCACACGATGTCGTCGTCGCCCTGGCTCGCGCCAAGGCGGCCGACGTCGCCGCCTCGATTCCCGAACTCGCCACCGACTGTGTCGTCGTCGGCTGCGATTCGATGCTGCTCGTCGACGGGCAGCTACAGGGCAAACCGCACACCCCCGAGGTGGCGCGTGAGCGCTGGGCCACGATGGCTGGCCGCAGCGCGGACCTGATCACCGGGCACTGTGTGCTGCGGCTGCGCGACGGTGAGATCGTCGCGGAGTCGGCCGAATGCAGCAGTACCACGGTGCATTTCGCGAAGCCGACGCCGGACGAGCTCGATACCTACATCGCCTCCGGCGAGCCGCTGAAGGTCGCGGGCGCGTTCACCTTGGACGGGTTGGGCGGCTGGTTCGTCGACCGGATCGAGGGCGATCCGTCCAGCGTGATCGGGATCGGATTACCGCTGTTGCGCCGACTGCTCGAAGACGTCGGTGTCGGTGTCACGCAGCTGTGGCGGGACCCGCGGGACTGA
- a CDS encoding helix-turn-helix transcriptional regulator: MSDSWPRRRLLAILRGATEPLDAQELARITGQHVTTVRFHLDVLTRESLVRQFQQPPRGRGRPRIGYRAVQRSVGYQELAQVLADHLGPDPVSRSAAAVAAGRAWGARMDVGTQPVETLADARDITMSLMSELGFAPEKEPAGETPEHVQINLTACPLRELARSHAEVVCGVHMGLMREVLERNGARGRVDVQLHPFVEPELCTARLDLTMNAPDRVPATEHGDQHVNAPSVPRVPPQLRDTDTDVFEQSAQQR, encoded by the coding sequence ATGTCCGATTCTTGGCCGCGACGGCGACTGCTCGCGATCCTACGTGGCGCCACCGAGCCCCTCGATGCCCAGGAACTGGCCCGCATCACCGGACAGCACGTCACCACCGTCCGATTCCACCTCGATGTCCTCACCCGCGAATCGCTGGTTCGTCAGTTCCAGCAGCCGCCGCGCGGCCGCGGCCGCCCGCGCATCGGCTATCGCGCGGTGCAGCGATCGGTGGGATATCAGGAACTCGCGCAGGTACTGGCCGACCATCTCGGTCCCGACCCGGTCTCCCGATCCGCCGCCGCCGTGGCCGCCGGGCGCGCGTGGGGTGCCCGGATGGACGTCGGCACTCAGCCGGTGGAGACCCTCGCCGATGCCAGGGACATCACCATGTCACTGATGTCGGAGCTCGGATTCGCACCCGAGAAGGAACCCGCGGGTGAGACGCCGGAGCACGTCCAGATCAACCTGACGGCCTGCCCACTGCGAGAACTGGCCCGCTCGCACGCCGAGGTGGTGTGCGGTGTGCACATGGGCCTCATGCGGGAGGTGCTCGAACGCAACGGCGCGCGCGGCCGGGTGGACGTGCAGCTGCACCCCTTCGTCGAACCCGAGCTGTGTACGGCCCGGCTCGACCTGACGATGAACGCGCCCGACCGCGTTCCGGCCACGGAGCACGGGGATCAGCACGTGAACGCGCCGTCAGTCCCGCGGGTCCCGCCACAGCTGCGTGACACCGACACCGACGTCTTCGAGCAGTCGGCGCAACAGCGGTAA
- a CDS encoding sulfurtransferase, translating to MPVAPDPHPAFGSYAVPHRLVTTEWLSANIGVRGLRIIESNDDILLYDIGHVPGAVKIDWRGDLSDPVTRDYVDGKRFTELMRAKGIERDDTIVIYGDRGNAQAAHTAWIFTLFGHEDVRLLDGGRDAWISEERDTTFDQPYPTPSDYPEVERDDSTARAFREDVLARLGKPLVDVRSAQEYSGELEDKPLNQEYAALRGGHVPTAVNIPWTAAATIDGRFRSRADLDEVYGALPADDLVVYSRMGERSSHTWFVLTFLLGRRSVRNYDGSWIEWGNSVRVPIVTGTEPGVANQII from the coding sequence GTGCCCGTCGCCCCGGATCCGCACCCCGCCTTCGGTTCCTACGCAGTCCCGCATCGATTGGTAACCACAGAATGGCTGTCCGCAAACATCGGCGTGCGTGGTTTACGAATCATCGAGTCCAACGATGACATCCTGCTCTACGACATCGGCCATGTCCCGGGCGCGGTCAAGATCGACTGGCGTGGCGACCTCAGCGACCCGGTGACCCGCGATTATGTCGACGGCAAGCGCTTCACCGAGCTGATGCGCGCCAAGGGTATCGAGCGCGACGACACCATTGTGATCTACGGCGACCGCGGCAATGCCCAGGCCGCGCACACCGCCTGGATCTTCACCCTGTTCGGCCACGAGGACGTGCGCCTGCTCGACGGCGGCCGCGACGCCTGGATCTCCGAGGAACGCGACACCACGTTCGACCAGCCCTACCCCACCCCCAGCGACTACCCCGAGGTCGAACGCGACGACTCGACCGCCCGCGCGTTCCGCGAGGACGTGCTCGCCCGGCTCGGCAAACCCCTGGTCGACGTGCGTTCGGCGCAGGAGTACTCGGGCGAACTCGAGGACAAGCCGCTCAACCAGGAGTACGCGGCCCTGCGCGGCGGACACGTGCCGACCGCGGTGAACATCCCGTGGACCGCGGCCGCCACGATCGACGGCCGTTTCCGCTCGCGCGCCGACCTGGACGAGGTCTACGGCGCGCTGCCTGCCGACGACCTGGTCGTGTACAGCCGGATGGGTGAACGTTCCAGCCACACCTGGTTCGTCCTCACATTCCTGCTCGGCCGCAGGTCGGTGCGCAATTACGACGGTTCGTGGATCGAATGGGGCAACTCGGTACGCGTACCGATCGTCACAGGTACCGAACCAGGTGTCGCGAATCAGATCATTTGA
- a CDS encoding acetyl/propionyl/methylcrotonyl-CoA carboxylase subunit alpha — translation MPSHASARITKVLVANRGEIAVRVIRAAKDAGITSVAVYAEPDADAPFVKLADEAFALGGQTSAESYLVFDKILDAAAKSGADAIHPGYGFLSENADFAQAVIDAGLIWIGPSPQSIRDLGDKVTARHIAEKAKAPMAAGTKDPVKNADEVVAFAKEYGVPVAIKAAFGGGGRGMKVAHTIEEIPELFESATREAIAAFGRGECFVEQYLDKARHVEAQVIADQHGNVVVAGTRDCSLQRRFQKLVEEAPAPFLSDKVRAAIHESAKRICREAGYYGAGTVEYLVQGDTVSFLEVNTRLQVEHPVTEETAGIDLVRQQFAIANGEELSIKEDPTPRGHAFEFRINGEDAGRGFLPAPGPVNVYREPTGPGVRVDSGVVQGSVIGGQFDSMLAKLIVTGENREQALQRARRALAEFEVEGLATVIPFHRAVIEDPAFIGDGEKFDVYTKWIENEWNNTVEPYTAGGAADDDDDDLPRQKVVVEVGGRRVEVSLPGQFTLGGGAAGSAGNGVVRKKPKARKRGGAGGGAASGDAVTAPMQGTVVKVAVEEGQTVEVGDLIVVLEAMKMENPVNAHKAGVVTGLAVAAGAAITQGTVLAEIK, via the coding sequence GTGCCCAGCCATGCCAGCGCACGGATCACAAAGGTACTCGTAGCTAACCGCGGCGAGATCGCGGTTCGCGTGATCCGGGCTGCCAAGGACGCGGGAATCACCAGCGTCGCGGTGTATGCCGAGCCCGATGCCGACGCTCCCTTCGTGAAGCTCGCCGACGAGGCGTTCGCCCTCGGCGGCCAGACCTCCGCCGAGTCGTACCTCGTGTTCGACAAGATCCTCGACGCCGCGGCCAAGTCCGGCGCCGACGCGATCCACCCCGGTTACGGTTTCCTCTCCGAGAACGCCGACTTCGCCCAGGCCGTCATCGACGCCGGGCTGATCTGGATCGGCCCGTCGCCGCAGTCCATCCGCGACCTGGGTGACAAGGTCACCGCGCGCCACATCGCCGAGAAGGCGAAGGCGCCGATGGCCGCCGGTACCAAGGACCCGGTCAAGAACGCCGACGAGGTCGTCGCGTTCGCCAAGGAATACGGCGTCCCCGTGGCCATCAAGGCCGCTTTCGGTGGCGGTGGCCGCGGCATGAAGGTCGCCCACACCATCGAGGAGATCCCCGAGCTGTTCGAGTCGGCGACCCGTGAGGCCATCGCCGCCTTCGGTCGCGGCGAGTGCTTCGTCGAGCAGTACCTCGACAAGGCCCGCCACGTCGAAGCCCAGGTCATCGCCGACCAGCACGGCAACGTGGTCGTCGCCGGTACCCGTGACTGCTCGCTGCAGCGCCGGTTCCAGAAGCTCGTCGAGGAAGCGCCCGCGCCGTTCCTGTCCGACAAGGTCCGCGCCGCCATCCACGAGTCGGCCAAGCGCATCTGCCGCGAGGCGGGCTACTACGGTGCGGGCACCGTGGAGTACCTGGTGCAGGGCGACACTGTGTCGTTCCTCGAGGTGAACACCCGCCTGCAGGTGGAGCACCCGGTCACCGAGGAGACCGCGGGCATCGACCTGGTGCGTCAGCAGTTCGCGATCGCCAACGGCGAGGAACTGTCCATCAAGGAAGACCCCACTCCGCGTGGCCACGCGTTCGAGTTCCGGATCAACGGTGAGGACGCCGGTCGCGGCTTCCTGCCCGCTCCCGGCCCGGTCAACGTCTACCGCGAGCCCACCGGCCCCGGTGTGCGCGTCGACTCCGGCGTGGTCCAGGGCAGCGTTATCGGCGGTCAGTTCGACTCGATGCTGGCCAAGCTGATCGTCACCGGCGAGAACCGTGAGCAGGCGCTGCAGCGTGCCCGCCGCGCGCTGGCCGAGTTCGAGGTCGAGGGCCTGGCGACGGTGATCCCGTTCCACCGCGCGGTCATCGAGGATCCGGCCTTCATCGGTGACGGCGAGAAGTTCGACGTCTACACCAAGTGGATCGAGAACGAGTGGAACAACACCGTCGAGCCGTACACCGCCGGTGGCGCGGCCGACGATGACGACGACGATCTGCCCCGGCAGAAGGTTGTCGTCGAGGTCGGTGGACGTCGCGTCGAGGTGTCGCTGCCCGGTCAGTTCACCCTCGGTGGCGGTGCGGCCGGTTCGGCGGGCAACGGCGTGGTGCGCAAGAAGCCGAAGGCGCGCAAGCGTGGCGGTGCCGGCGGCGGTGCCGCCTCGGGTGACGCGGTGACCGCGCCGATGCAGGGCACCGTCGTGAAGGTCGCGGTCGAAGAGGGCCAGACCGTCGAGGTGGGCGACCTGATCGTGGTGCTCGAGGCCATGAAGATGGAGAACCCGGTCAACGCGCACAAGGCCGGTGTCGTCACCGGGCTCGCCGTCGCGGCGGGTGCGGCGATCACACAGGGCACCGTCCTGGCGGAGATCAAGTAA
- a CDS encoding patatin-like phospholipase family protein: MTSTAHTDLDPLSTPGSATVAEVIEARRETGTRADGNRLALVIEGGGSRGVYSSGMVQALEELGLAKVFDAVYGTSAGAINGAWLLCGRAATGMRSWTDPAIMRRVVDPVRIFRGRPVFDLHYLVHRVYDGIEPMDFPAILANPTTFHPIATDICTGQSVDLGPYITDKQSLMTALRASAGLPLLAGPPVALAGGSYFDGGLTETVPIRTAVAAGITHALVLRTRRTDEVRPPAPLLHRVVGGGYMRAIAPGAFRAWSKRPGQQAMEDSYLGALGDHVLQVHPPAGSPAVESAARDTDLLTRALDIGRTAVHSLLGGGALRTA; this comes from the coding sequence GTGACCAGCACCGCGCACACCGATCTGGACCCGCTCTCGACGCCGGGTTCGGCAACGGTGGCCGAGGTCATCGAGGCTCGCCGGGAAACCGGTACACGCGCCGACGGCAATCGCCTCGCGCTGGTGATCGAGGGCGGCGGCAGTCGCGGGGTGTACTCGAGCGGCATGGTGCAGGCGCTGGAGGAGCTGGGTCTGGCGAAGGTCTTCGACGCCGTCTACGGCACGTCGGCCGGGGCGATCAACGGCGCCTGGTTGCTGTGCGGGCGCGCGGCGACGGGGATGCGATCGTGGACCGACCCGGCGATCATGCGTCGCGTGGTCGACCCGGTTCGCATCTTCCGCGGTCGCCCCGTCTTCGATCTGCACTATCTCGTACATCGCGTGTACGACGGCATCGAGCCCATGGACTTCCCGGCGATCCTGGCCAACCCCACCACCTTCCACCCCATCGCGACCGATATCTGCACCGGGCAGTCGGTGGACCTCGGGCCCTACATCACCGACAAACAGTCCCTCATGACGGCGCTGCGGGCCTCCGCGGGCCTTCCGCTGCTGGCGGGACCACCGGTGGCCCTCGCGGGCGGCAGCTACTTCGACGGCGGCCTCACCGAAACCGTCCCGATCCGCACCGCCGTGGCCGCGGGCATCACCCACGCCCTGGTCCTGCGCACGCGCCGGACCGATGAAGTCCGCCCGCCCGCGCCCCTGCTGCATCGGGTGGTCGGCGGCGGTTACATGCGTGCGATCGCGCCCGGTGCGTTCCGGGCGTGGAGCAAGCGGCCCGGGCAGCAGGCGATGGAGGACAGCTACCTCGGCGCCCTGGGCGATCACGTCCTGCAAGTCCACCCGCCCGCCGGTTCCCCGGCCGTCGAGAGCGCGGCCCGCGACACCGATCTGCTCACCCGCGCTCTCGACATCGGTCGCACGGCGGTGCACTCGCTGCTGGGCGGCGGCGCCCTCCGCACTGCCTGA